From the genome of Theropithecus gelada isolate Dixy unplaced genomic scaffold, Tgel_1.0 HiC_scaffold_2836, whole genome shotgun sequence:
CATAGCAAAATCTAATTTTCTATCAGATGAgggggccggacacagtggctcatgcctgtaatcccagcactttaagaggctgaggtgggaggatcacttgagtccaggaatttgagatcagcctgggtaacagcaaaatcccatctctacaaaaaaacaaaacaaaacaaaacaaaacattagctggtgtggtagtgtgtgcctgtagtcccagctacttgggaggctgaggtgggaggatcacttgagctcaggaggcagaagttgcagtcagccgagacagcgccatggcactccaacctgggtgacagagatcccatttcaaaaaaaaaaaaaaaaaaaaaaggaacagattgGGGCTGCATGGTTAGGCTACACTGAGGAAATGTTCCTCTTATggattcacaaaagaaaaatgacttttagTGCCATGTGCCTTGCAATTATCTATAGCAAAACAGTCTAGCTCCCTCAACCCCACTGTGTGTCCGGGAAGAGATAGTGAAAACATTTCCTGGAGAGGTGAAGACTACAAGGAAGCTACCAGCTCACTGTGCACAGGTGAGAAAATGTCATGGTAAGGGAGCACCACGTGTTgattttaatagctttttctAACTGGAGGAATCTGTCACATGCCATAGAAAAATTTCTCCCTgccttctgaaaaaaaaagtgtcatacAGAAAAATCAGATTCATAAAAGAAAGTATACATCCAAAGTAGGCAAAAACTATGGTTTATGctttcaaaatatgcaaaataatttcaCTATAAAATACCTTGATTTGCACGTGACTTAGTACTTATTTCATATTAACCAGATTCAGTTGCTTTGATAAATCTGTTTTAGAATATCTATTTTTAAGCCAAAAGATAAACCTTACATTTGTGCATCCATATGTAAAGCAATCCTGCTTGGCGTTATGCAGCCAAGATACTAAAAGattaataacataattttaaatgctcCAGTTACAGACtaacaaataatatatttcctCAAATTTTCTGGGCTACACTACTGACTTGTATTAATGCAATCTGAATTTTCAGATAGAAGTACTACTCAATGGTTGGTTGTTACAACTTAGAAGCAATAGGGTTGGGAAGACCTTCAAAATATTGGCCATTAAATCGTAAGTAAAATTATTCTTAGAGCTGGATTATCGTAAATGGAGTGCCCTAACTTTTCTTATTTCCTACTCTGCAAATTGACTCTAACATTCATAATCATGCCCTTTTATGTGCTTTAAGTGGACATACTGACTTTGTGGTCTATACTTTGTAAGAAAGTAGGTAACTCTAGCACAGAAGAAACTATGTAATGCGGAACTGGGGAGGACTTCAGTGGCACTATTCCATTTTTATTGATCCAGACTGTTGCTTTCAATCCTGCATTGAGGCCTCCTTGGATGTCGGTTTCTAATGTGTCACCGACCATCACACAGTCCCCAGGTTGTACTCCAAGAAGATTGCAGCAGTAATAAAATATGGACGGTGCTggtttctcctctctctgctctccacctacaacaacagcatcaaaataGGACTGACAGGCACAAGCCTCAATCTTCTCCCTCTGGGTCTGTCTGTCCCCATTCGTTAAGAGAAGTAGGCGGACCTCCTTTCGAAGTTCAGTAAGCATGGCTTTGACATCTTCTGCTAGTGTCATATGCTGTAAACGTGTAGATTTCCAAAGGAAATAACATTCTTCAGCCAATTTTCTATTGGCTGCACCACCTTTTGTTTCCTGGATTGCTTCTTCCCAATGTGAAGTCCTTAAATCAGTAATGCATATATTGTAAGGATGAAAACATTCCTTGCTGAGTTTAACTTGAACTTTATCACAGATGATTTCAGCGTCTTCTTTATAATGGTATTTTG
Proteins encoded in this window:
- the NANP gene encoding LOW QUALITY PROTEIN: N-acylneuraminate-9-phosphatase (The sequence of the model RefSeq protein was modified relative to this genomic sequence to represent the inferred CDS: substituted 1 base at 1 genomic stop codon); the protein is MELFSIIXVIKLLQSKYHYKEDAEIICDKVQVKLSKECFHPYNICITDLRTSHWEEAIQETKGGAANRKLAEECYFLWKSTRLQHMTLAEDVKAMLTELRKEVRLLLLTNGDRQTQREKIEACACQSYFDAVVVGGEQREEKPAPSIFYYCCNLLGVQPGDCVMVGDTLETDIQGGLNAGLKATVWINKNGIVPLKSSPVPHYIVSSVLELPTFLQSIDHKVSMST